The proteins below are encoded in one region of Ursus arctos isolate Adak ecotype North America unplaced genomic scaffold, UrsArc2.0 scaffold_24, whole genome shotgun sequence:
- the LOC113269195 gene encoding olfactory receptor 3A1 has protein sequence MQSKFGANRTAITEFILLGLVETPELWPVVFVVFLFAYLVTVGGNLSILAAILVEPKLHTPMYFFLGNLSVLDVGCITVTVPSMLARLLFHKHTVPYGACLTQLFFFHLLVGVDCFLLTAMAYDRFLAICRPLTYSARMNQTVQKILVAVSWALAFTNALTHTVAIATLNFCGPNVINHFYCDLPQLFQLSCSSTQFNELLLFAVGFIMAGTPLALIITSYAHVAAAVLRIRSAEGRKKTFSTCGSHLTVVVIFYGSGIFNYMRLGSAKLSDKDKGVGVFNTVFNPMLNPIIYSLRNPDVQGALWRVLKGRRSLA, from the coding sequence ATGCAGTCAAAATTTGGGGCCAATAGAACAGCCATTACTGAGTTCATCCTGCTGGGCTTGGTGGAGACACCAGAGCTGTGGCCAGTTGTCTTTGTAGTCTTCCTCTTTGCCTACCTGGTCACAGTTGGAGGCAACCTCAGCATCCTGGCTGCCATCTTGGTAGAGCCCAaactccacacccccatgtacttcttcctggggAACCTATCAGTGCTGGATGTTGGGTGCATCACCGTCACTGTTCCCTCCATGTTGGCTCGTCTCTTGTTCCACAAGCATACAGTTCCCTATGGAGCCTGCCTCACCCaacttttcttcttccatctcttGGTTGGGGTAGACTGCTTCCTGCTGACAGCCATGGCCTATGACCGATTTCTGGCCATCTGCCGGCCCCTCACCTACAGCGCCCGAATGAACCAGACAGTCCAGAAGATATTGGTGGCTGTGTCCTGGGCTTTAGCTTTCACCAATGCACTGACCCACACAGTAGCCATAGCCACACTCAACTTTTGTGGTCCCAATGTGATCAATCACTTCTACTGTGACCTCCCACAGCTCTTCCAGCTCTCCTGCTCCAGCACCCAATTCAACGAGCTGCTGCTCTTTGCTGTGGGTTTCATAATGGCAGGTACCCCCTTGGCTCTCATCATCACCTCCTATGCTCACGTGGCAGCTGCAGTCCTACGAATCCGCTCTGCTGAGGGCAGGAAGAAAACCTTCTCCACATGTGGTTCTCATCTCACTGTGGTTGTCATATTCTATGGTTCAGGTATATTTAATTACATGCGACTGGGTTCAGCCAAGCTTTCAGACAAGGATAAAGGAGTTGGGGTCTTCAACACTGTTTTCAACCCCATGCTGAATCCAATCATCTACAGCCTCAGGAACCCTGATGTACAGGGTGCCCTCTGGCGGGTGCTCAAGGGGAGGCGGTCACTAGCTTGA